TTGCGGACGTTAGTTCGGTTGGGCGTCCTCTGGACAGTGGATGCGAGGTGGGGGAAGGGCCGCTGACTTAACGGCGATTTTTTCCGGATTGAACATCAAGTCCGCCAAAGTAATGGCGTCCAGTTCGCGTTCGATCGTCCGCGAGATATGGCCCCAGGCGAAGCGGGTGCGGCAACCGCCGCTTCGTTCGCAGGACTCCGGGGCCGAGCAACACTGGCTGATGTTGATTTCGCCTTCCATGGTGCGCACGATGTCGCCGAGGGTGATACAGGAAGGGTCTTTGAGAAAAATGTGTCCGCCATAGGCTCCGCGGACGCTTTTGATATAGCCGGCCTTTTTCAGGGGACGGAGGATTTGTTCGATGAAGGGTACCGAAATGTCCGTGCTTTCGGAGATAGCGGACGCGCACAGCGGCCTGTCCTCGTTGTGCTCGGCCAGGTCGAGCAGGATGCGGGTGGCATAGCGTGAGCGGGCGGACAGTTTCATAATGCATCTCCCATTCGTCGCGACGTTTTTCGGGAATTGGTTACGGAAATCCTCATCGTTTGGACCTTTGTTCTTGCCACTGTTTTTGGGTGTAGGTTCCCAATCCATGCAAGTCAAGAAATCATTCCTCGTTCAGGAAATACTCTATTGAAAGCTCATGCAGGCATACTGGACACCCCGGTGGGTCTTGGATAACTTGCCTCCGGCCGAACGGACGCCCTTTTCCGGGTTCGGAGAGGATGCCGCGTTCTCGACGGTGTTGGAGGAAAGCCGTGATGTATGTTGTTTATAATTTCGCCGTGGGGCCGATGGTCTGGCTGGCCTTTACAGTACTTATCGCGGGGCTGGTCTATCGCCTGATCCGCTATCGTCGCAAGGCCGTGGCCGCAAGCAAAGGCCTGCCTTCGGATTTTCGGACGATCTGGGCCGTTGGTTCTTTGATGCATTATTTGTTGCCGTTGAACCGGACGGTTAAAAGCAGCCCCTGGTCCGCGGCAGCCGGGTTTGCGCTGCATATCCCTTTGTTCCTTCTTGTTTTTTTTCTTTCGGCCCACGTGATCATGCTGGAACAAAGCTGGGGCGTGTCCTGGCCGACCATCCCCGATGTCTGGGCCGATGTATTGACCATCATTGCCCTGGCCGCCTTGGCGTTTTTGGCCGTGAAGCGGTTGTTTCATCCGGCGTTGCGAGGGCTGACGGAATCTAAGGACCTGCTCATTCTTTTATTGGTCGCACTTCCTCTGGCCACCGGGCTGGCCGCGCATCGGCAGTGGGGCGATTATCCGCTGATGCTGACTCTGCATGTGCTCAGCGCCAACACTCTCCTGATGCTTATTCCGTTCACCAAGCTTTCGCACATGGCGCTCTTTTTTGTTTCTCGCGCGGCCACGGGCAGCGATTTCGGCAAACGTCGGGTGGGGGCATGGTGACCGTCATCTGCATGAGGAGCAATCCATGAGCATTGATTCTCGGGCCCTTTCCCGCGTCCTGGCCGACAAGGCCGGAGCACGGCTGGAAATGTGGCTGTCCATTTGTTCCCGGTGCGGAATGTGCGCGGAGGGGTGCCATTACTACGCATCCAATCCCAAGCCGGAGCATGTTCCGGCCTACCGGATCAAACCTTTGGTGAATCTGTACAAAAAACGCGGGCGGGTGGACGCCGCGGTGCTCGAAACGTTGCGCGACGTCTGCTACGGCACCTGCACCATGTGCCAGCGCTGCACCATGTTCTGCCCCCACGGCATCGGCATCGCCTCCCTGGTCCACGCGGCCCGGGGCGTGGCCGTGGCCATGGGATTGACTCCGCCCGGTCTGGCCAAGGGCTTGGAGAACGCCTTGGAGTTCGGCAACAACCTCGGAGTGACCGAGGAAGATTTTCTGGAAACCGTGGAGTGGCAACTGGAGGAGCTTCAGGAGGAAATGCCTTCGGCCCAGGCGCCCATGGACAAGGAGGGCGCGGAATACCTGTTGACCTTTCATCCGCGGGACATCAAGTTTTATCCGCAAAATCTCTTCAACTATCTCAAACTTTACAACGCCGCTGGGATCGATTTCACCCTGTCCACCAAGGCCTGGGATTCCACCAATCTCGGGCTTTTCGCCGGAGACGTGGCCAAGGCTTCCAGGCTGGCGGCCAACGTGACGGACACGGCCGAAAAACTCAAGGCCAAGGCGGTGATCACCGCGGAGTGAGGGCACTCCATGAAGGCCCTCGGGTTCGAGGCGCCATACTGGTTGGGCAGAAAATTTTCCTTCGAGGCCATGCCGCCGATCAAGGTCTGGGCGGAGTGCCTGCATGCCGGAACACTCAAGCTGAAGTCCGGTTTTCATGAAGCTCCGGTCACGTTCCAGGATTCCTGCAATTTTATCCGAAACGCCGGCATGTTCCAGCAATCCAGGGATTTGATGTCCGTGGTGGCCGCGGACTTTCGGGAGATGCATCCCCACGGCAACGCGACGTACTGCTGCGGCAACGGCGGGGGTCAGGGCCTGATGCCGGAATACAAGCAGGCCAAGATCGCCGCCCTCAAGGCCAAGGCCGACTGCATTCGGGCCACGGGCGCGAAGATGGTCGTGGTGGCCTGTCACAACTGCGAGGACGGGATTCTCGAAACGTGCAAAAGCTATGAACTGGACGCGAAAGTCGAGTTATTCAGCGCATATCTGGCGGAGGCGGTTGATTTGCCCGAGGTTGA
This region of Desulfonatronum thiodismutans genomic DNA includes:
- a CDS encoding RrF2 family transcriptional regulator, whose amino-acid sequence is MKLSARSRYATRILLDLAEHNEDRPLCASAISESTDISVPFIEQILRPLKKAGYIKSVRGAYGGHIFLKDPSCITLGDIVRTMEGEINISQCCSAPESCERSGGCRTRFAWGHISRTIERELDAITLADLMFNPEKIAVKSAALPPPRIHCPEDAQPN
- a CDS encoding nitrate reductase gives rise to the protein MMYVVYNFAVGPMVWLAFTVLIAGLVYRLIRYRRKAVAASKGLPSDFRTIWAVGSLMHYLLPLNRTVKSSPWSAAAGFALHIPLFLLVFFLSAHVIMLEQSWGVSWPTIPDVWADVLTIIALAALAFLAVKRLFHPALRGLTESKDLLILLLVALPLATGLAAHRQWGDYPLMLTLHVLSANTLLMLIPFTKLSHMALFFVSRAATGSDFGKRRVGAW
- a CDS encoding (Fe-S)-binding protein gives rise to the protein MSIDSRALSRVLADKAGARLEMWLSICSRCGMCAEGCHYYASNPKPEHVPAYRIKPLVNLYKKRGRVDAAVLETLRDVCYGTCTMCQRCTMFCPHGIGIASLVHAARGVAVAMGLTPPGLAKGLENALEFGNNLGVTEEDFLETVEWQLEELQEEMPSAQAPMDKEGAEYLLTFHPRDIKFYPQNLFNYLKLYNAAGIDFTLSTKAWDSTNLGLFAGDVAKASRLAANVTDTAEKLKAKAVITAEUGHSMKALGFEAPYWLGRKFSFEAMPPIKVWAECLHAGTLKLKSGFHEAPVTFQDSCNFIRNAGMFQQSRDLMSVVAADFREMHPHGNATYCCGNGGGQGLMPEYKQAKIAALKAKADCIRATGAKMVVVACHNCEDGILETCKSYELDAKVELFSAYLAEAVDLPEVD